One genomic window of Hippopotamus amphibius kiboko isolate mHipAmp2 chromosome 10, mHipAmp2.hap2, whole genome shotgun sequence includes the following:
- the LOC130829736 gene encoding LOW QUALITY PROTEIN: poly(A) polymerase alpha-like (The sequence of the model RefSeq protein was modified relative to this genomic sequence to represent the inferred CDS: inserted 1 base in 1 codon): MPFPVTTQGSQPPQKHYGITSPISLAVPSEIDCLLTQKLIETLKPFGVFEEEEELQHRILILGKLNNLVKEWIREISESKNLPQSXIENVGGKIFTFGSYRLGVHTKGANIDALCVAPRHVDQSNFFTSFYDKLKLQEEVKDLRAVEEAFVPVIKLCFDGIEIDILFARLALQTIPEDLDLRDDNLLKNFDITCIRSLNGCRVTNEILHLVPNIDNFRLTWRAIKLWAKRHDIYSNILGFLGGVSWAMLVARTSQLYPNAIASTLVHKFFLVFSKWEWPNPVLLKQPEECNLNLPVWDPRVSVLFFPLQIHTLQ, from the exons ATGCCGTTTCCAGTTACAACACAGGGATCACAGCCACCACAGAAGCACTATGGCATTACCTCTCCCATCAGCCTAGCAGTCCCCAGTGAGATTGACTGCCTGCTTACACAGAAACTAATTGAGACTCTGAAGCCCTTTGGGGTttttgaagaggaagaggaactgCAGCACAGGATTTTAATTTTGGGAAAATTAAATAACCTCGTAAAAGAGTGGATACGAGAAATCAGTGAAAGCAAGAATCTTCCACAAT TAATTGAAAATGTTGGTGgaaaaatttttacatttggaTCTTACAGATTAGGAGTACATACAAAAGGTGCCAATATTGATGCATTGTGTGTTGCACCAAGACATGTTGATCAAAGTAACTTTTTCACCTCATTCTATGATAAGTTGAAATTACAGGAAGAAGTAAAAGATTTAAGAGCTGTTGAAGAGGCATTTGTACCAGTTATAAAACTGTGTTTTGATGGGATAGAGATTGATATTTTGTTTGCAAGATTAGCACTGCAGACTATTCCAGAAGACTTGGACTTAAGAGATGACAATCTGCTTAAAAATTTTGATATAACATGCATAAGAAGTCTTAACGGTTGCAGAGTAACCAATGAAATTTTACATCTAGTACCAAACATTGACAACTTCAGGTTAACCTGGAGAGCTATCAAACTGTGGGCCAAACGCCACGACATCTATTCCAATATATTAGGTTTCCTTGGTGGTGTTTCCTGGGCTATGCTAGTAGCAAGAACTTCCCAGCTTTATCCAAATGCAATAGCATCAACTCTTGTACATAaatttttcttggtattttctaAATGGGAATGGCCAAATCCAGTCCTATTGAAACAGCCTGAAGAATGCAATCTTAATTTGCCTGTATGGGACCCAAGGGTTAGtgtattattttttcccctacaaATTCACACTCTGCAATAA